In the Chrysiogenia bacterium genome, one interval contains:
- a CDS encoding UDP-glucose/GDP-mannose dehydrogenase family protein gives MESSTARISIIGCGYVGLVTGACFADAGYRVRCYDIDQARVGQLKAGELPIYEPGLAELVSRNLSQEGLTFTGDLSHALDGAQFVFLCLPTPQGENGETDLRALEIGVSRIAPLLPRDAIVITKSTVPVGQGDAIEAQLRKARPDWEGEIVSNPEFLTEGTAVTDFQKPSRVVIGATGAAADAVAGLYEPFVRTGSPTIKVSRRSAELAKYAANYALATRISMMNELAALSEALGANIDDVRRIVGADSRIGPRYLFAGAGFGGSCLPKDLASLRLQAGTLSLPVVDAVLEVNESQRERIARKLRTLLDRPLKDARVALWGLSFKPETDDVREAPAIYLAKYLLKQGARVVAFDPKVNSLGKAGLQNGLEFAAGPYAACEGAHALAVMTEWNLFRKPDFARVREVMSNPAVLDARNLYEPAAMRELGFAYECIGARG, from the coding sequence TTGGAATCCTCGACCGCGAGAATCTCGATCATTGGCTGCGGCTACGTGGGCCTCGTTACCGGCGCATGCTTTGCCGATGCGGGCTACCGGGTGCGCTGTTACGACATCGACCAGGCACGGGTTGGGCAGCTCAAAGCCGGAGAGCTCCCGATCTACGAGCCCGGCCTTGCGGAACTGGTCTCGCGCAACCTCTCGCAGGAAGGGCTCACCTTCACGGGCGACCTGAGCCACGCACTCGACGGCGCGCAGTTTGTCTTCCTGTGCCTACCCACCCCCCAGGGGGAGAACGGGGAGACCGATCTGCGGGCGCTCGAAATCGGCGTATCCCGGATCGCGCCGCTGCTTCCCAGAGACGCAATTGTCATCACCAAGAGCACAGTGCCCGTGGGGCAGGGTGATGCCATCGAGGCGCAGCTTCGCAAGGCGCGTCCCGACTGGGAGGGGGAGATCGTCTCCAACCCCGAGTTCCTGACCGAGGGCACGGCGGTCACCGATTTTCAAAAGCCCTCACGAGTGGTGATTGGCGCGACTGGAGCCGCTGCTGACGCCGTCGCGGGGCTCTACGAGCCCTTTGTCCGAACGGGCAGTCCGACCATCAAGGTCTCGCGCCGCTCGGCGGAATTGGCCAAATATGCGGCCAATTACGCTCTGGCAACACGCATCTCCATGATGAATGAGCTCGCTGCGCTGTCCGAAGCGCTCGGGGCCAATATCGACGACGTGCGCCGCATTGTGGGCGCCGATTCACGCATCGGGCCTCGCTATCTTTTTGCCGGTGCGGGCTTTGGCGGCTCGTGCCTGCCCAAGGACCTGGCATCGCTGCGCCTGCAGGCCGGCACGCTCTCGCTACCGGTGGTGGACGCCGTCCTTGAGGTCAACGAGAGCCAGCGTGAGCGGATTGCTCGGAAACTGCGCACGCTCCTGGACCGTCCCCTCAAGGACGCACGCGTTGCGCTGTGGGGGCTCTCGTTCAAACCCGAGACCGACGATGTGCGCGAGGCCCCGGCGATCTATCTCGCCAAATATTTGCTGAAGCAGGGTGCCCGGGTCGTCGCTTTCGATCCCAAGGTGAATTCGCTCGGCAAAGCGGGTCTGCAGAATGGCCTTGAATTCGCAGCCGGCCCCTACGCCGCCTGCGAGGGGGCCCACGCATTGGCGGTGATGACTGAGTGGAACCTCTTTCGAAAGCCTGACTTCGCCCGCGTGCGCGAGGTGATGAGCAATCCGGCCGTCCTCGACGCGCGCAACCTGTATGAACCCGCGGCCATGCGGGAGCTGGGTTTTGCCTATGAGTGCATCGGGGCGCGCGGATGA